TACACCGCGACCGCCGTCGGCAGGAACGAAGCGTCCGCCAACGAGAAGGCGAACGCCGTCGCGGTCGAGGAGAAGCTCGAGGGGGGGCGGCTGACGTTGACGCCTTCGGCGGAATCCGGCGCCGTCTCGATCGATTACGTCCTGTCGGTCCCGGACGGAACGAGGCTGCGGGTGGAAAGCGAGGACGGTTCCATCGATATCCGCGGTACGACGGGAGACGCCGAGGTGATCGCGGTTCGGGGCAAGGCGGACGTCGTCGGCGTCGTCGGGCATGTTTCGGCGAAGGCCGCGTATGGCGAAGCGTACTTCGCGAACATTCAGGGGAACGTCGACCTCTCGAACGAATACGGGAGCGCGACGATCGAATCGGTGGAGGGCGTCGTAACGTTCGACAGTCGGTCCGGCGACACGTTCCTGTCGCGCATCGAAGGAGCGGTCTCGGGCGACGCGAATTACGGTTCGGTCCGCTTCGACGAAATTTCGGGACCGGTCGCGGTGACCGGCATGGATGCGGCGCTTCGGCTGGATCGTATCCGGAACGACGTTCGTCTCGACGCCGAGTCGGGGCAAATCCGGTTGATCTTGTCGGAAGCGGAAGGGTATGCCGTGAACGCGACCGTCGTCGACGGATGGATCCAGGCTCCCCCTTCCTTGCCGGTCGAAGCGGATCCGACCGGGCCGTACGGGTCCCGGACGCAGGGCGTCTTGGGAAGCGGCGCGTGGAACGTGGACGTCCGCGCGGTGTCGACCGACGTCGTCATTCACGTAAAATAAAGGAGGTTCTGCCGGCGATGAGCGATACTCCCGTAGTAAGTCTTCGCAACGTAACCAAAAAAATCGGACGCTCGACGATCGTGGAGGATTTGACCTTCGACGTCCCTCAAGGAGAAATCTTCGGCTTCCTTGGACCGAACGGAGCCGGCAAGACGACGACGATTCGAATGATGGTCGGATTAATGTCGATTACGAAGGGCGATATTCTCATTAAGGGGAAGAACGTCAAGACCGAATTCGAGCAGGCGATTCGCCACGTCGGCGCCATCGTGGAAAATCCGGAGCTGTATAAGTATCTTACCGGTTATCAGAATTTGATTCATTAC
The DNA window shown above is from Paenibacillus antri and carries:
- a CDS encoding DUF4097 family beta strand repeat-containing protein encodes the protein MTFRKKRLVILSSVAVLFCLLVLDLWIKKEEMFEAFGSQFLHAGKTDEYQEAHRDATAAAERQLTIDGQGVEEVHLAGHRGKISVRRAQASEIELRYTATAVGRNEASANEKANAVAVEEKLEGGRLTLTPSAESGAVSIDYVLSVPDGTRLRVESEDGSIDIRGTTGDAEVIAVRGKADVVGVVGHVSAKAAYGEAYFANIQGNVDLSNEYGSATIESVEGVVTFDSRSGDTFLSRIEGAVSGDANYGSVRFDEISGPVAVTGMDAALRLDRIRNDVRLDAESGQIRLILSEAEGYAVNATVVDGWIQAPPSLPVEADPTGPYGSRTQGVLGSGAWNVDVRAVSTDVVIHVK